From the genome of Coleofasciculus chthonoplastes PCC 7420, one region includes:
- a CDS encoding DNA adenine methylase, with protein MRARPFLKWAGGKSQLIKEIDKLLPEELNQGKINRYIEPFVGGGAVFLYIAQLGKIEEFFICDINPELILAYKTIQKNVEDLIKLLSKLQDKYLSFDAEERKQYFYQIRSQFNLQRQQIDFHTYYPDWVERTAHLIFLNRTCFNGLFRVNSKGEFNVPIGRYKQPKICHADNLRAVAQILKNTQIHYGDFTASEAFVDHRSLVYFDPPYRPLNKTANFTSYSQEIFDDSSQLRLRDFFRVLDHKGAKLILSNSDPKNENLEDNFFEVAYAEYHIKRVKAQRTINSKSTRRGRIYELLIRNY; from the coding sequence ATGCGAGCCAGACCATTTTTGAAATGGGCAGGTGGGAAAAGCCAACTCATTAAAGAAATTGATAAACTTTTGCCTGAAGAGTTAAATCAGGGAAAAATCAATCGATATATTGAACCCTTTGTCGGTGGTGGCGCAGTATTTCTATATATTGCCCAGTTGGGTAAAATTGAAGAGTTTTTTATTTGTGATATTAATCCTGAACTCATTCTAGCGTATAAGACGATTCAGAAAAATGTAGAAGACTTGATTAAACTTTTGTCAAAACTTCAAGACAAATATTTATCCTTCGATGCTGAGGAACGAAAACAATATTTTTATCAAATTCGCTCTCAATTCAATCTACAGCGTCAACAAATAGACTTCCATACCTATTACCCAGACTGGGTTGAGAGAACCGCTCACCTTATTTTTCTCAACCGCACCTGTTTTAATGGATTGTTCCGAGTCAATTCCAAAGGAGAATTTAATGTTCCAATCGGTCGCTATAAGCAGCCCAAAATTTGTCATGCAGATAACTTGAGAGCGGTGGCTCAAATTCTGAAAAATACTCAGATTCATTACGGAGATTTTACCGCCTCTGAAGCTTTTGTTGATCATCGTTCTTTGGTTTATTTTGATCCTCCCTACAGACCTCTAAATAAAACGGCAAATTTTACATCTTATTCGCAAGAGATCTTTGATGATTCGTCACAATTAAGATTACGAGATTTTTTTCGAGTCCTGGATCACAAGGGGGCTAAGTTGATTTTGAGTAACTCTGACCCCAAAAATGAAAACTTAGAGGATAATTTTTTTGAGGTTGCTTATGCAGAGTATCATATAAAACGAGTAAAGGCACAACGCACTATTAATAGTAAATCAACTAGGCGAGGACGGATTTATGAATTGTTAATCAGGAATTATTAA
- the pedR gene encoding photosynthetic electron transport-dependent transcriptional regulator PedR produces MAGGKSDKSVSLSDRELQIVDLVAAGLTNQEIAQDLEISKRTVDNHISNILQKTHTDNRVALVRWALQWGKVCLNDINCCTLPPKPNSNDEVVS; encoded by the coding sequence ATGGCTGGTGGCAAGTCGGATAAGTCTGTTTCTCTCTCAGACCGGGAATTACAAATTGTAGACCTGGTCGCCGCTGGTTTAACCAATCAGGAGATTGCCCAGGACTTGGAAATCAGTAAGCGTACCGTCGATAACCATATTAGTAATATTTTGCAGAAAACCCATACCGATAATCGAGTCGCACTGGTGCGTTGGGCGTTGCAGTGGGGTAAAGTTTGTTTGAATGATATTAACTGTTGTACCTTACCTCCCAAGCCCAATAGTAATGATGAGGTGGTTTCCTAG
- a CDS encoding carbohydrate kinase family protein, protein MTNPRVLCLGEILFDRLANQVGRSLEQVESWTPYPGGAPANVACALVKLGTPAAFIGAVGVDEPGNQLVQLLEDVGVDSSGVQRHPTAPTRQVYVLRSEKGDREFAGFGDFDTSQFADAFLDDSKLPESLFEGADYLVLGTLELAYPQTRQAIYKALDLANRYDVKVLVDINWRPMFWSDPSKAKPLIEEFVKQIDFLKIAKEEGELFFDTSDAGAITHRLDSVEGVLVTNGDQDITYCLGEQEDTFSPFTMNVQDTTGAGDGFVAGFIHQLCQKGLTCLATPESARDVVKYASAVGGLTTLKPGAIAAQPTRREVEAFLKENG, encoded by the coding sequence GTGACTAATCCTCGTGTTCTCTGCCTCGGTGAAATTTTATTCGATCGCCTAGCTAATCAGGTGGGGCGATCGCTGGAACAAGTTGAATCCTGGACGCCTTATCCTGGGGGAGCGCCAGCGAATGTGGCTTGTGCATTGGTTAAGTTGGGAACCCCGGCGGCGTTTATCGGAGCTGTGGGAGTTGATGAGCCAGGAAACCAGCTTGTCCAATTATTAGAGGATGTCGGGGTGGATAGTAGTGGTGTTCAGCGCCATCCTACCGCACCAACCCGACAGGTTTACGTCCTGCGCTCAGAAAAGGGCGATCGCGAATTTGCTGGGTTTGGTGATTTCGACACCTCCCAATTTGCTGACGCCTTCCTTGACGACTCGAAGTTACCCGAATCCTTATTTGAAGGAGCTGATTATTTAGTGTTGGGTACCCTGGAGTTAGCCTATCCCCAAACCCGACAAGCGATTTATAAAGCCTTGGATCTTGCCAATCGCTACGATGTCAAAGTTTTAGTGGATATTAACTGGCGTCCCATGTTTTGGTCAGATCCCAGTAAGGCAAAACCACTGATTGAGGAATTTGTCAAGCAAATCGATTTTCTCAAAATAGCCAAAGAAGAAGGGGAGTTATTCTTTGATACCTCGGATGCAGGGGCGATTACCCATCGTCTAGATTCAGTTGAAGGAGTTTTGGTGACGAATGGAGATCAAGATATAACCTACTGTCTCGGTGAACAGGAGGACACCTTCTCACCCTTTACTATGAATGTGCAAGATACCACAGGAGCGGGTGATGGTTTTGTCGCGGGCTTTATTCACCAACTTTGTCAGAAGGGGCTGACATGTCTAGCGACGCCAGAGTCAGCACGAGATGTGGTCAAATACGCCAGTGCTGTGGGTGGATTAACGACACTCAAACCTGGTGCGATCGCGGCTCAACCCACCCGACGCGAGGTGGAAGCGTTTCTCAAAGAAAACGGGTAA
- a CDS encoding M28 family peptidase has translation MLLSKPWWKIPLLNRSGVIRLAILSIILLIVIFGAWFLMIRMPGESYHGELPPLTQKEVTLQNALQQDVEKLAGEIGRRNYLYYDGLIAATDFLERELSQAGYKVKRQGYEIDNQTYYNLEVEIIGTEKPQEIVVVGGHYDSVYTSPAANDNGTGAAATLELARLFAGKQPARTLRFVEFVNEEPPFFQTDDMGSLVYAKQCRDRKENIVAMLSLETMGYYSNKIGSQQYPFPLDRIYPLQGNFIGFIGNLGSRKLVHNVVASFRRHAKFPSEGATLPHKIPGVGWSDQWAFWQQGYPGVMVTDTAPFRYPYYHTDEDTPDKVDYERLARVVAGLEQVITELAGNKVR, from the coding sequence ATGTTATTGAGCAAACCCTGGTGGAAAATTCCTCTACTAAATCGCTCCGGAGTCATCCGACTCGCTATACTGAGTATCATTCTCTTGATTGTCATTTTTGGCGCATGGTTTCTGATGATCCGAATGCCTGGAGAAAGTTATCACGGTGAACTCCCACCGCTAACCCAGAAAGAAGTCACATTGCAAAATGCCCTTCAGCAAGATGTGGAAAAACTGGCGGGGGAAATTGGACGGCGCAACTATTTGTACTATGACGGTTTAATCGCGGCGACGGATTTTTTGGAACGAGAATTATCACAAGCCGGGTATAAAGTCAAGCGACAGGGATACGAGATTGATAATCAAACGTATTACAATCTTGAAGTTGAAATTATTGGCACTGAAAAACCTCAGGAAATCGTTGTCGTTGGCGGTCATTACGATTCAGTTTATACCAGTCCGGCGGCGAATGATAACGGTACGGGCGCAGCCGCAACCTTAGAATTAGCGCGTTTATTTGCCGGAAAACAGCCAGCTAGAACGCTGCGGTTTGTGGAGTTTGTGAATGAAGAACCGCCATTTTTCCAGACAGATGATATGGGGAGTCTAGTTTATGCTAAACAATGCCGCGATCGCAAGGAGAATATTGTGGCGATGCTGAGTTTAGAAACCATGGGCTACTATTCTAATAAAATTGGTTCTCAGCAATATCCATTTCCCCTAGACCGAATTTATCCATTACAAGGAAATTTTATCGGGTTTATTGGTAATTTAGGGTCAAGAAAACTCGTTCACAACGTCGTTGCATCCTTCCGCCGCCATGCCAAATTTCCCTCTGAGGGCGCGACGTTACCCCATAAGATTCCGGGTGTGGGTTGGTCAGATCAGTGGGCATTTTGGCAGCAGGGGTATCCGGGTGTAATGGTTACGGATACAGCCCCCTTTCGTTATCCTTACTATCATACTGACGAAGATACACCTGATAAAGTAGACTATGAACGATTAGCGCGAGTTGTTGCAGGATTAGAGCAGGTAATTACAGAGTTAGCAGGAAATAAAGTTAGATAA